A region from the Mustela erminea isolate mMusErm1 chromosome 10, mMusErm1.Pri, whole genome shotgun sequence genome encodes:
- the TNFRSF1B gene encoding tumor necrosis factor receptor superfamily member 1B isoform X1, which produces MASAAVWAALAVGLQLWGAGHAVPVQVPSLPYAPGPGSACRHREYFNKRVQMCCSKCAPGFHVRSFCTNTSDTVCARCEDSTYTQLWNWVPECLSCNSRCSADQVETQACTREQNRICTCRPGSYCTLPRQEGCRLCATLSRCRPGFGVGKPGTDTSDVVCTPCAPGTFSNTTSSTDTCRPHQICSSVAIPGNASMDAVCTSVPPSLRTATPPASTSQPGPTRSQRTEPAPGPSTAPSTSVLLPMVPSPPTEGLSTDDISLPIGLIVGVTALGLLMIGLVNCVIVTQKKKRPFCLQGEAKVPHLPADDARGAQGAEQQHLLTTAPSSSSSSLESSASTADRGAPARTPPPAPSAEKASGSGEARAGSGSSAETSSGGHGTQVNVTCIVNVCSSSDHASQCASQASYTKGDVGASPSVSPDDEQVPFSKEECPFQSQPGAPETLLASPEDKPLPLGVPDAGMKPS; this is translated from the exons gTGCCATCGCTCCCCTATGCTCCAGGGCCTGGAAGCGCCTGCCGGCACAGAGAGTACTTCAACAAGAGGGTCCAGATGTGCTGCAGCAAGTGTGCACCGG GCTTCCATGTACGATCGTTCTGCACCAATACCTCAGATACCGTGTGTGCCCGCTGCGAGGACAGCACATACACCCAGCTCTGGAACTGGGTTCCCGAGTGCTTGAGCTGTAACTCCCGCTGCAGCGCCG ACCAAGTGGAGACCCAGGCCTGCACTCGGGAGCAGAACCGGATCTGCACCTGCAGACCAGGCTCGTACTGCACGCTGCCGAGGCAGGAGGGGTGCCGGCTGTGTGCAACCCTGAGCAGGTGCCGCCCGGGCTTCGGCGTGGGCAAACCAG GAACTGACACTTCAGACGTGGTGTGCACTCCCTGTGCCCCCGGGACCTTCTCCAACACGACATCATCCACGGACACTTGCAGGCCCCACCAGAT ctgtaGCTCCGTGGCCATCCCGGGCAATGCCAGCATGGACGCAGTGTGCACCTCCGTGCCCCCCAGCCTGAGAACGGCCACACCCCCGGCCTCCACGTCCCAGCCAGGGCCCACGCGATCCCAGCGCACGGAGCCAGCTCCAGGGCCCAGCACGGCTCCTAGCACCTCCGTTCTGTTGCCGATGGTTCCGAGCCCCCCCACCGAAGGGCTCAGCACAGACGACATCTCTCTTCCAATTG gaCTCATCGTAGGCGTGACAGCCTTGGGTCTGCTGATGATAGGGCTGGTGAACTGTGTCATCGTGACCCAGAAAAAGA AGAGGCCCTTCTGCCTACAAGGAGAAGCCAAAGTG CCTCACCTGCCGGCTGATGACGCCCGAGGCGCCCAGGGCGCAGAACAGCAGCACCTGCTGACCACCGCCCCCAGCTCCAGCAGCAGCTCCCTGGAGAGCTCAGCCAGCACCGCAGACAGGGGGGCGCCCGCCAGGACCCCGCCGCCGGCACCAAGCGCCGAGAAGGCCAGTGGGTCCGGGGAGGCCCGGGCCGGCTCCGGCAGCTCAG CAGAGACTTCCTCCGGTGGCCACGGGACCCAGGTCAATGTCACCTGCATCGTGAATGTGTGCAGCAGCTCCGACCACGCCTCTCAGTGCGCCTCACAGGCCAGTTACACGAAGGGGGACGTGGGCGCCAGCCCCTCCGTTTCCCCAGATGACGAGCAGGTCCCCTTCTCCAAGGAAGAATGCCCTTTTCAGTCCCAGCCGGGGGCCCCAGAGACTCTGCTGGCGAGCCCAGAGGACAAGCCACTGCCCCTTGGCGTGCCTGACGCTGGGATGAAGCCCAGTTAG
- the TNFRSF1B gene encoding tumor necrosis factor receptor superfamily member 1B isoform X2 yields the protein MASAAVWAALAVGLQLWGAGHAVPVQVPSLPYAPGPGSACRHREYFNKRVQMCCSKCAPGFHVRSFCTNTSDTVCARCEDSTYTQLWNWVPECLSCNSRCSADQVETQACTREQNRICTCRPGSYCTLPRQEGCRLCATLSRCRPGFGVGKPGTDTSDVVCTPCAPGTFSNTTSSTDTCRPHQICSSVAIPGNASMDAVCTSVPPSLRTATPPASTSQPGPTRSQRTEPAPGPSTAPSTSVLLPMVPSPPTEGLSTDDISLPIGLIVGVTALGLLMIGLVNCVIVTQKKKRPFCLQGEAKVPHLPADDARGAQGAEQQHLLTTAPSSSSSSLESSASTADRGAPARTPPPAPSAEKASGSGEARAGSGSSETSSGGHGTQVNVTCIVNVCSSSDHASQCASQASYTKGDVGASPSVSPDDEQVPFSKEECPFQSQPGAPETLLASPEDKPLPLGVPDAGMKPS from the exons gTGCCATCGCTCCCCTATGCTCCAGGGCCTGGAAGCGCCTGCCGGCACAGAGAGTACTTCAACAAGAGGGTCCAGATGTGCTGCAGCAAGTGTGCACCGG GCTTCCATGTACGATCGTTCTGCACCAATACCTCAGATACCGTGTGTGCCCGCTGCGAGGACAGCACATACACCCAGCTCTGGAACTGGGTTCCCGAGTGCTTGAGCTGTAACTCCCGCTGCAGCGCCG ACCAAGTGGAGACCCAGGCCTGCACTCGGGAGCAGAACCGGATCTGCACCTGCAGACCAGGCTCGTACTGCACGCTGCCGAGGCAGGAGGGGTGCCGGCTGTGTGCAACCCTGAGCAGGTGCCGCCCGGGCTTCGGCGTGGGCAAACCAG GAACTGACACTTCAGACGTGGTGTGCACTCCCTGTGCCCCCGGGACCTTCTCCAACACGACATCATCCACGGACACTTGCAGGCCCCACCAGAT ctgtaGCTCCGTGGCCATCCCGGGCAATGCCAGCATGGACGCAGTGTGCACCTCCGTGCCCCCCAGCCTGAGAACGGCCACACCCCCGGCCTCCACGTCCCAGCCAGGGCCCACGCGATCCCAGCGCACGGAGCCAGCTCCAGGGCCCAGCACGGCTCCTAGCACCTCCGTTCTGTTGCCGATGGTTCCGAGCCCCCCCACCGAAGGGCTCAGCACAGACGACATCTCTCTTCCAATTG gaCTCATCGTAGGCGTGACAGCCTTGGGTCTGCTGATGATAGGGCTGGTGAACTGTGTCATCGTGACCCAGAAAAAGA AGAGGCCCTTCTGCCTACAAGGAGAAGCCAAAGTG CCTCACCTGCCGGCTGATGACGCCCGAGGCGCCCAGGGCGCAGAACAGCAGCACCTGCTGACCACCGCCCCCAGCTCCAGCAGCAGCTCCCTGGAGAGCTCAGCCAGCACCGCAGACAGGGGGGCGCCCGCCAGGACCCCGCCGCCGGCACCAAGCGCCGAGAAGGCCAGTGGGTCCGGGGAGGCCCGGGCCGGCTCCGGCAGCTCAG AGACTTCCTCCGGTGGCCACGGGACCCAGGTCAATGTCACCTGCATCGTGAATGTGTGCAGCAGCTCCGACCACGCCTCTCAGTGCGCCTCACAGGCCAGTTACACGAAGGGGGACGTGGGCGCCAGCCCCTCCGTTTCCCCAGATGACGAGCAGGTCCCCTTCTCCAAGGAAGAATGCCCTTTTCAGTCCCAGCCGGGGGCCCCAGAGACTCTGCTGGCGAGCCCAGAGGACAAGCCACTGCCCCTTGGCGTGCCTGACGCTGGGATGAAGCCCAGTTAG